In the genome of Phycisphaerales bacterium, one region contains:
- a CDS encoding acyl-CoA dehydrogenase family protein, with product MTPNSQSPDFYHLDGLLTEDERQLRDIVARWVDERVLPIIAECFEHERFPRELVPQMAAMGLFGPTFHDYGCAGVSNVAYGLIMQELERGDSGLRSFASVQSGLVMYPIHRYGSEEQKAQWLPDLAAARKVGCFGLTEPDGGSDPGTMKTHARRDGGDWVLNGAKMWITNGTVADVAVVWAQTADGVRGFLVERDTPGYTARDIAHKFSLRASVTSELFFDHCRLPACNQLPTAEGLGAPLSCLTQARYGIAWGAIGAAQACYQEALQFARQRVLFGKALIHKQMIQVRLADMLRRITTAQLLAWQLGRLKDAEQMHHTQVSLAKWNNVRMALDVAREARDLLGAGGISVECSPVRHMLNLESVITYEGTETIHQLIVGRELTCEAAF from the coding sequence GTGACCCCGAACAGCCAGTCCCCAGATTTCTACCACCTCGATGGGCTACTCACCGAGGACGAGCGCCAACTCCGCGACATTGTCGCCCGCTGGGTAGATGAGCGGGTGCTGCCGATCATCGCCGAGTGCTTCGAGCACGAGCGCTTCCCTCGGGAACTCGTACCCCAGATGGCTGCGATGGGACTCTTCGGACCGACCTTCCACGACTACGGCTGCGCTGGTGTCAGCAACGTCGCGTATGGCCTGATCATGCAGGAGCTGGAACGGGGCGACAGCGGCCTACGCAGCTTCGCTTCGGTACAGAGCGGACTGGTGATGTACCCGATCCATCGTTACGGATCGGAGGAGCAAAAGGCACAGTGGCTCCCGGATCTGGCCGCGGCGCGCAAGGTGGGGTGCTTCGGCCTGACCGAGCCCGATGGGGGCTCCGATCCCGGCACGATGAAAACGCATGCGCGGCGCGACGGCGGCGACTGGGTGCTGAACGGCGCGAAAATGTGGATCACGAATGGCACGGTAGCCGACGTTGCGGTGGTCTGGGCTCAGACCGCCGACGGTGTCCGGGGCTTCCTGGTGGAGCGGGACACCCCGGGCTACACGGCACGTGATATCGCCCACAAGTTCTCACTGCGGGCGTCCGTGACTTCGGAATTGTTCTTCGACCACTGCCGCCTCCCGGCCTGCAACCAGTTGCCGACTGCCGAGGGGCTGGGAGCGCCGTTGAGCTGCCTGACACAAGCTCGGTATGGAATTGCCTGGGGGGCGATCGGTGCGGCGCAGGCCTGTTACCAGGAGGCCCTGCAGTTCGCACGGCAGCGCGTGCTGTTCGGCAAAGCCCTGATTCACAAGCAGATGATCCAGGTGCGGCTGGCGGACATGCTGCGGCGAATCACAACCGCGCAACTGCTCGCCTGGCAGCTCGGGCGACTCAAGGATGCCGAGCAGATGCATCATACGCAGGTGTCGCTGGCGAAGTGGAATAATGTGCGGATGGCGCTCGATGTCGCGCGCGAGGCGCGTGACCTGCTCGGCGCGGGCGGCATCAGCGTGGAATGCAGCCCTGTGCGGCACATGCTGAACCTGGAAAGCGTGATTACCTACGAGGGCACGGAGACGATCCACCAACTCATCGTCGGGCGGGAATTGACGTGCGAAGCGGCATTCTGA